A single window of Sebastes umbrosus isolate fSebUmb1 chromosome 16, fSebUmb1.pri, whole genome shotgun sequence DNA harbors:
- the d2hgdh gene encoding D-2-hydroxyglutarate dehydrogenase, mitochondrial, with amino-acid sequence MTGIFQRTLRLRTALRHLSPHSTFSSTATARLSPVDLRSSFLPTTSWQFGVCCRKLHTGANSPKPSLAAVPDRLPFSTITEEDLAFFRKILPGRAVTDPDLLESSNVDWLKSVRGSSEVLLRPQTTEEVSQILKYCNGRNLAVNPQGGNTGLVGGSVPVYDEIILSTALMNNILTFDSISGILTCQAGCVLENLSLYLEEKDYIMPLDLGAKGSCHIGGNVATNAGGLRLLRYGSLHGTVLGLEVVLADGRVLDCLATLRKDNTGYDLKQLFIGSEGTLGVITGVSILCPRKPKSVNVVFLGCETFEQLLKTFQLCRGMLGEILSAYEFLDSECMRLLNTHLKLHNPISDCPFYVVIETSGSDPTHDGEKLHNFLEEAMTSSLVTDGTVATEDSKIKALWSMRERVTEALTHEGFTYKYDISLPVERIYQLVTDMREHLGGRAKSVVGYGHVGDGNLHLNVTSPAKDPALLAAIEPFVFEWTASCNGSISAEHGLGLKKRNCIYYSKPSQAVALMGDIKTMLDPKGILNPYKTLPDDLK; translated from the exons ATGACGGGGATTTTCCAAAGAACACTAAGACTAAGGACAGCTCTCCGACATCTGAGCCCCCATAGCACCTTCTCATCAACAGCCACAGCAAGACTTTCACCTGTGGACCTCCGCAGTTCATTTCTTCCCACTACCTCATGGCAGTTTGGAGTCTGCTGTCGAAAGCTGCACACTGGGGCAAACAGTCCCAAGCCGTCCCTTGCTGCAGTCCCAGACAGGCTGCCTTTCTCCACAATAACTGAGGAGGATTTAGCTTTCTTCAGGAAGATCCTACCAGGCAGAGCCGTCACTGACCCGGACCTGCTGGAGTCCAGTAATGTGGATTGGCTCAAGTCAGTGAGAG GTTCCAGTGAAGTGCTGCTGAGGCCTCAGACAACAGAGGAAGTTTCTCAAATTCTCAA GTATTGTAATGGTCGTAATCTGGCGGTGAATCCTCAAGGAGGCAACACCGGGCTGGTTGGGGGCAGCGTGCCAGTTTATGATGAGATCATCCTCTCCACTGCCCTCATGAACAACATCCTTACCTTTGATAGTATCTCTG GTATTCTGACCTGTCAGGCAGGTTGTGTCTTGGAGAACTTGTCCCTTTACTTGGAAGAGAAAGACTACATCATGCCACTTGATCTGGGAGCAAAAGGCAGTTGCCACATCGGGGGAAACGTGGCAACGAATGCAGGTGGACTCCGGCTGCTGCGATATGGTTCCTTACACGGGACTGTGCTGGGTCTGGAAGTG GTGTTGGCAGATGGGCGAGTGCTGGACTGCTTGGCCACACTGCGTAAAGATAATACAGGATATGACCTCAAACAGCTCTTCATAGGGTCAGAGGGCACGCTGGGGGTCATCACTGGAGTGTCCATCCTTTGTCCACGGAAACCCAAATctgttaatgttgtttttctgg GTTGTGAGACATTTGAGCAGCTGCTGAAGACGTTTCAGCTCTGCAGAGGCATGCTGGGAGAAATTCTGTCAGCCTACGAATTCCTGGACAGTGAATGTATGAGGCTGCTGAATACCCACCTCAAACTACACAATCCCATATCTg ATTGTCCATTCTACGTTGTCATAGAAACGTCTGGATCCGACCCAACACATGACGGGGAGAAGCTCCACAATTTCTTAGAGGAAGCGATGACATCGTCATTGGTTACCGATGGGACTGTGGCGACTGAAGACTCAAAAATAAAG GCTCTGTGGTCAATGCGTGAACGTGTCACGGAAGCGCTGACTCACGAAGGCTTCACTTACAAGTATGACATCTCCCTTCCGGTGGAGCGGATCTACCAGCTGGTGACAGACATGAGGGAGCACCTGGGGGGCCGAGCCAAGAGTGTGGTGGGATACGGGCACGTAG GAGATGGAAACCTCCACTTGAACGTCACCTCTCCTGCCAAAGACCCTGCTCTTCTCGCTGCCATCGAGCCCTTTGTCTTCGAGTGGACGGCCAGCTGTAACGGCAGCATCAGTGCAGAGCACGGGCTGGGTCTGAAGAAGAGGAACTGTATCTACTACAGTAAACCCAGCCAGGCTGTGGCTCTGATGGGTGATATCAAGACCATGCTGGACCCCAAGGGGATTCTCAACCCCTACAAGACTCTACCAGATGACCTGAAATGA
- the acvr1l gene encoding activin receptor type-1, with product MARCSLHVLLLLLLQALQTSAEDSDVQLVCVCDKMKCLDTQCHGTRCFSSVKVGSSGMLFERGCLKGSQKIQLQCSTAPSSQHAISCCSEDMCNGNTTNLLMSLLPTAPEGEPVRYRVEALALFVLGPVVVLALLSVVSVLACRRLHHGRLQRLQEFDTEQGAIDGLITSNVGDSTLADLLDHSCTSGSGSGLPFLVQRTVARQISLMECVGKGRYGEVWRGQWQGENVAVKIFSSRDEKSWFRETEIYNTVLLRHDNILGFMASDMTSRNSSTQLWLITHFHENGSLYDYLQRVAVETSEGLAMAASIACGLVHLHTEIFGTEGKPAIAHRDLKSKNILVTKELRCCIADLGLAVTHSQADNLLDVGNNPKVGTKRYMAPEVLDETIQTDCFDAYKRVDIWAFGLVLWEIARRTYSNGIVEEYKPPFYDQVPNDPSFDDMRKVVCVEQQRPFIPNRWFSDPTLSALVKLMKECWYQNPSARLTALRIKKTLDKIHSSLEKGKES from the exons ATGGCTCGTTGCAGTCTCCACGTCCTTCTGCTGCTCTTGCTGCAGGCCCTGCAGACATCAGCTGAGGACTCAG ATGTacagttggtgtgtgtgtgtgataagatGAAATGCCTGGACACCCAGTGCCACGGTACCCGGTGCTTCTCCTCTGTCAAAGTCGGAAGCAGCGGGATGTTGTTTGAGCGTGGCTGCCTGAAGGGGTCGCAGAAAATCCAATTGCAGTGCTCCACAGCTCCGTCCTCCCAACATGCCATTTCCTGCTGCTCCGAGGACATGTGCAACGGCAACACCACCAATTTGCTGATGTCTCTGCTTCCAACAG CCCCAGAAGGTGAGCCAGTTCGGTACCGTGTGGAGGCTTTGGCTCTCTTTGTTCTCGGTCCAGTGGTGGTTCTGGCTCTGCTGTCTGTAGTGTCAGTTTTGGCCTGCAGGAGGCTCCATCACGGCCGTCTGCAGAGGCTGCAGGAGTTTGACACCGAGCAGGGAGCCATAGATGGCCTCATCACCTCCAATGTGGGAGACAGCACTTTAGCG GACCTGTTGGACCACTCGTGTACGTCAGGCAGTGGTTCAGGTCTTCCCTTCCTCGTCCAGAGAACTGTGGCCAGGCAGATCAGCCTGATGGAGTGTGTAG GCAAAGGGAGGTATGGAGAGGTGTGGCGGGGCCAGTGGCAGGGGGAGAACGTGGCGGTAAAAATCTTCTCCTCAAGAGATGAGAAGTCCTggttcagagagacagagatctACAACACTGTGCTGCTAAGACATGATAACATACTGG GCTTCATGGCGTCCGACATGACCTCTCGCAACTCCAGCACCCAGCTGTGGCTCATCACCCATTTCCATGAGAACGGTTCGCTTTATGACTACTTGCAACGGGTTGCCGTGGAGACGTCAGAGGGCTTGGCGATGGCGGCGTCGATAGCTTGCGGCCTGGTGCACCTGCACACAGAGATCTTCGGCACAGAGGGGAAACCGGCCATCGCACACCGGGACctgaagagcaaaaacatcctGGTCACAAAGGAGCTGCGCTGCTGCATCGCAGACCTGG GGCTGGCTGTGACCCACTCCCAGGCAGACAACCTGCTGGATGTGGGCAACAATCCGAAGGTTGGCACCAAGCGTTACATGGCACCTGAAGTGCTGGATGAGACCATTCAGACAGACTGCTTTGATGCCTATAAGAGAGTGGACATCTGGGCCTTTGGGCTGGTGCTGTGGGAGATAGCAAGACGAACATACAGTAATG GTATTGTTGAGGAATACAAGCCACCGTTCTACGATCAGGTGCCAAATGACCCCAGCTTCGACGACATGAGGAAGGTGGTGTGTGTGGAGCAGCAGAGGCCTTTCATTCCCAATCGGTGGTTCTCTGATCCT aCTCTCTCTGCTCTGGTGAAACTGATGAAGGAGTGTTGGTACCAGAACCCCTCTGCAAGGCTAACCGCACTGCGCATCAAGAAAACCCTGGACAAGATTCACAGCTCTCTGGAGAAGGGTAAGGAGTcgtga